A DNA window from Hordeum vulgare subsp. vulgare chromosome 1H, MorexV3_pseudomolecules_assembly, whole genome shotgun sequence contains the following coding sequences:
- the LOC123452488 gene encoding CST complex subunit TEN1-like, which yields MASSTLKPGVPITLQELEPSSEIFKQGASLRVTGILQSYDVDSAVAVIQDGSAMLKVDTQHLRDISFRSGSMFQFIGELLIRPDDDVILQARVGRNVDGLDLNLYQQSLIIRRQHEARLLSSRRA from the exons ATGGCATCGTCCACTCTAAAACCAGGTGTGCCTATCACTCTGCAAGAGCTAGAGCCATCCTCGGAGATCTTCAAGCAAGGGGCTTCCCTCCGAGTAACAGGAAT TCTCCAGTCATACGACGTCGACTCTGCGGTTGCCGTTATTCAGGACGGCAGCGCAATGCTGAAGGTCGACACCCAGCACCTAAGGGACATCAGTTTCCGCAGCGGCTCTATGTTCCAGTTCATCGGCGAACTCCTGATCCGGCCAGACGATGAC GTGATTCTGCAAGCACGTGTGGGCAGAAACGTTGATGGCCTTGACCTGAACCTTTACCAGCAGTCTTTGATCATCCGGCGGCAGCATGAAGCCAGACTGCTGAGCTCCAGGAGGGCATGA
- the LOC123452504 gene encoding uncharacterized protein LOC123452504: protein MGVQEFRDVVSSLFVMLNKDTYVLFRIEFLVVLVTVMFFVMFIMDVFRRTIHNTKLAAIFSILDAISDAIVIYLLGAMRAMKFKNQLFPVWGLVLVSFRYNIDFISGYGVHDHHGRRFMEWRNVVKLLGSAFLNLSLNSRVAVPLWLLLALQILRSGYRFYAHSLTVRSVWHGKSSEVVTEHMRAWKPEECDPKSMLGYKYLVYGETQQSIKFEKPRYVMHIDTAQNVQQARRGHRQRQERLTLVTLEKIWGCSNALLCKDNNQENDLQDLCLAFALSRLLRCRLEDVTLPEEIFAINRKLVKAQILKENTSLKDNTDRAFRIMELQLSFVNDYFNTRYPMVFWHGFPSLFSNLLLSTVNFGVVCWLAVDIRKVYKPLKNDQARVVHGFNVDVIITWVFLFFMLFKEIWEMVSYLVSNWTSLLLVCSYAQQKKENKCMERIIPSFFRSRITSKQWHGHIDQYVFLESYDDRPRFWNFLHYITTGMVPKKDDGATLHSAIDVPGCVRLAVLEKLRASLEQLSSPDNPNRTHEEQGQLQPKVITLTSLPEADGKQTKRYDWACYKLPTCSHVILVWHIATSLCEMKIAKDHKVDLSKHGFLSSLLSYFTSFCSSKPYLVDVDDKTKQKLYDKLQQMYVTANSLSRYCAYLLVSKPDLIPDSFYVPNMVLQETVTRARDDILKSCDSLQSRYDKLMEEAGKAIQDFDAVMKSEDVVRLGAKLGKELIDLESQEECWEILSGVWAELLVHIAPTWNAEVHKMCLKSGGEFITHIWALLWHCGIDKSKLWPVEDVYDNVRVRGMRNYGNTCYFNAVLQSLLALDKLRARMLRPNALIGNLGQELRTLFNMTTNTNYARDALAPEKLFSHMCSRNADFRPGMMEDSNNMLGSLLDGLNSDEPTMVESLFRSQVVKHVSSKTCEHTSVSAENLDLSLAIPPKKHASIEDCLDLYSTGVINDWHCMDCSDAAASGNASLNQEDTADYDGQLEQSENKTYEKGESSHQADKQTRTPNVNSGKLPMLDGNSNQMEESNKKQKEEEKIYRAARVKYRISNAAPILTIQLKRFGYSHPENPDKLEEHVSFQDTLDITKFMDPGHLEDDEYKYRLVAVIVHSGTTLREGHNFAYVRTSQIGCQEQESRGTPTWFHASDESITEVSLEEVLECQAYILFYERVEQAKDMSVLEEHLPTDH from the exons ATGGGTGTCCAAGAATTCCGTGATGTTGTGTCATCCCTATTCGTCATGCTGAACAAGGATACATACGTCCTGTTTCGGATCGAGTTTCTTGTGGTCCTGGTCACAGTCATGTtctttgtgatgtttatcatggacGTCTTCCGCCGCACCATCCACAACACAAAGTTAGCAGCTATCTTTAGCATCTTGGATGCCATCTCTGACGCCATTGTCATATACCTGCTGGGGGCCATGCGAGCAATGAAGTTCAAAAATCAGTTGTTCCCGGTTTGGGGCCTTGTGCTTGTTAGTTTTCGTTACAATATCGATTTCATTTCTGGCTATGGTGTTCATGACCACCATGGGCGACGTTTCATGGAGTGGAGGAACGTGGTGAAACTTCTGGGATCAGCCTTTTTGAATTTGTCGCTCAACTCAAGGGTCGCGGTTCCACTCTGGTTGCTTTTGGCTCTGCAGATACTCAGGAGCGGGTACAGATTCTATGCGCATAGTCTGACAGTCCGTTCTGTCTGGCATGGCAAGAGTTCAGAGGTTGTTACAGAGCACATGCGTGCCTGGAAACCTGAGGAGTGCGACCCAAAGAGTATGCTAGGATACAAATACTTGGTCTATGGAGAAACCCAACAGAGCATCAAATTTGAGAAGCCTCGGTATGTCATGCACATCGATACTGCCCAGAATGTCCAGCAAGCTAGGCGTGGTCATCGTCAGCGTCAAGAGAGATTAACGCTGGTCACCCTAGAAAAGATCTGGGGATGCAGCAATGCCCTGTTATGCAAGGACAACAATCAGGAGAATGACTTGCAGGATCTCTGCCTAGCCTTCGCCTTGTCCAGACTGCTTCGGTGTAGGCTGGAGGATGTGACGTTGCCAGAAGAAATCTTCGCCATCAACCGAAAGCTAGTTAAGGCTCAGATCCTCAAGGAGAACACTAGCCTCAAGGATAACACTGACCGCGCGTTCAGGATCATGGAGCTGCAACTTTCCTTCGTAAACGACTACTTCAACACCCGCTACCCTATGGTCTTCTGGCATGGGTTCCCTTCTCTTTTCTCAAATCTGCTTCTCTCCACGGTCAACTTCGGTGTTGTCTGCTGGCTTGCTGTGGACATCCGTAAGGTCTATAAGCCCCTGAAGAATGATCAGGCTCGTGTGGTGCATGGGTTCAATGTTGACGTGATCATCACCTGGGTATTCTTGTTTTTTATGCTGTTCAAAGAGATCTGGGAGATGGTCAGCTACTTAGTCTCAAACTGGACTAGTTTACTCCTTGTCTGCAGCTATGcacagcagaagaaagagaacaaGTGTATGGAGCGCATAATACCATCCTTTTTCAGATCTAGGATAACTAGTAAGCAATGGCATGGACATATTGACCAGTATGTCTTCTTGGAGTCATACGATGACAGACCAAGATTTTGGAATTTTCTCCACTACATAACCACAGGAATGGTTCCAAAGAAGGACGATGGAGCAACACTCCACAGTGCCATTGATGTGCCGGGATGTGTCAGGCTAGCAGTACTAGAAAAGCTTCGTGCAAGCCTAGAGCAGCTCAGCTCTCCTGACAATCCTAACAGAACTCATGAGGAGCAAGGTCAGCTTCAGCCCAAGGTCATCACATTAACATCACTGCCGGAAGCTGACGGTAAGCAAACGAAGCGGTACGATTGGGCCTGCTATAAATTGCCCACATGCTCACATGTAATTCTGGTGTGGCACATTGCAACCAGCCTCTGCGAGATGAAGATTGCTAAAGACCACAAGGTCGACCTAAGCAAACATGGGTTCCTGAGCTCACTCTTGTCATACTTTACAAGTTTCTGCTCATCGAAACCATATCTTGTTGATGTGGACGACAAGACGAAACAGAAGTTGTATGACAAGCTCCAGCAAATGTATGTCACCGCGAATAGCTTGTCGCGGTACTGTGCATATCTGCTAGTTTCAAAGCCTGACCTGATCCCTGACAGCTTTTACGTACCCAACATGGTCTTACAAGAAACCGTGACACGCGCCCGTGATGATATTCTTAAAAGCTGCGACTCATTACAAAGCAGGTATGACAAACTGATGGAAGAAGCAGGGAAGGCCATCCAAGATTTTGATGCTGTCATGAAGAGTGAAGATGTTGTGCGACTGGGTGCAAAGCTGGGCAAGGAACTGATTGATCTAGAGTCTCAAGAAGAATGCTGGGAGATCCTGTCCGGGGTATGGGCAGAGTTACTAGTGCACATTGCCCCAACATGGAACGCGGAGGTACACAAGATGTGCCTCAAGTCGGGAGGGGAATTCATAACCCATATCTGGGCATTGCTATGGCATTGTGGAATAGACAAGAGCAAATTATGGCCAGTTGAAGATGTGTATG ACAATGTGAGGGTCAGAGGAATGCGGAATTACGGGAACACATGTTACTTCAATGCAGTGTTGCAGAGTCTCCTTGCACTTGATAAGCTGCGTGCAAGGATGTTACGACCGAATGCTCTCATAGGGAATCTTGGTCAGGAACTGCGGACTCTGTTCAACATGACAACCAATACCAATTACGCAAGAGATGCGCTGGCGCCAGAGAAGCTCTTCTCACATATGTGCTCAAGGAATGCAGATTTCAGACCTGGCATGATGGAAGACAGCAATAACATGCTTGGTTCCTTGCTAGATGGGTTGAATAGTGACGAACCTACAATGGTTGAGTCTCTCTTTCGTAGCCAGGTCGTTAAACATGTCTCCAGCAAAACATGTGAGCACACATCAGTTAGTGCCGAGAACCTTGATCTCAGTCTGGCAATACCACCAAAGAAGCATGCATCAATCGAGGATTGTTTGGATTTATATTCCACAGGGGTGATCAATGATTGGCACTGTATGGACTGTTCTGATGCTGCTGCTTCTGGAAATGCATCTTTGAACCAAGAAGATACAGCAGACTATGATGGCCAACTTGAACAGTCGGAGAACAAAACATACGAAAAGGGGGAATCCAGCCATCAAGctgacaaacaaacaagaacaccgaATGTGAACAGCGGAAAGCTACCTATGCTTGATGGCAACTCAAATCAAATGGAAGAGAGCAATAAAAAACAGAAAGAGGAAGAGAAGATATACAGAGCTGCAAGAGTAAAATATCGCATTAGCAACGCTGCACCTATACTAACAATTCAGCTGAAGAGATTCGGCTATTCCCACCCTGAAAATCCAGACAAGTTGGAAGAACATGTGAGCTTTCAGGATACACTTGATATAACAAAGTTTATGGACCCAGG gcatctggaggacgacgagtACAAATATCGTCTGGTTGCTGTCATTGTACACAGTGGAACAACCTTGCGTGAAGGACACAATTTTGCTTATGTGAGAACAAGCCAGATTGGATGCCAGGAGCAGGAGAGCCGTGGCACTCCCACATGGTTCCATGCAAGCGACGAGAGCATCACAGAAGTATCATTAGAAGAGGTACTGGAGTGTCAGGCATACATTCTTTTCTACGAAAGAGTTGAACAGGCAAAGGACATGTCAGTTCTAGAAGAGCATCTGCCGACCGACCATTGA